The DNA sequence GGGCCGGCGGATACAACAAGCTCCAGTGCCCCGCGCAGACCTTCGCCGTCGGCTACAGCGTCCGCAGCAACGCCATGTCCGCGCTGCTGTGTGCCCCCGCCGCCGCCTCCCTGCCCACCACCGGCCGCACGCTCTGGTTCGACCGCGGGGACAACCGCCCCGCCACCGGGGGATCGAACGCCAGCGACTGGGCGCCCGGCCACTACAAGGGGCAGTGCTCCGACACCGAGTACCTCGCGGGCGTCGCCTACACCTGGAAGTGGAACCACGGCGGTGTCCCCGATGCGCTGCTGTGCCGCCCGCTGAAGTGACCGGCCCACCGAACTGACGGGCCACCGAACTGACGGGCCCACCGACCGGGGCCCACCGACCCGACCCGCGCCCCTTCCCCCTCCCCGCCCCGAGGAGCTCACGGCATGCCCCGACTGGAGATCGCCGCAGACGGCTTCCGTCTCGACGACCGGCCGTTTCGCATCGTCTCCGGTGCACTGCACTACTTCCGCGTCCATCCGGAGCAATGGGCCGACCGGCTCCACAAGGCACGCCGACTGGGCCTCAATACGGTCGAGACCTACGTCCCGTGGAACCTCCACGCCCCGCGGCGCGGGGAGTTCCGGCTCGACGGGGGCCTCGACCTGCCCCGGTTCCTGGACCTCGCGGCTGCCGAAGGCCTGTACGTCCTGCTGCGCCCGGGCCCGTACATCTGCGCGGAATGGGAGGGGGGCGGCCTGCCCGCGTGGCTCCTCGCCGAGGAGGGCATCGCACTGCGCAGCAGCGACCCGCGCTTCCTGCGGGCCGTGGACGAGTACCTCGGCGCGCTGCTGCCGCCCCTGCTGTCCCGTCTGGGCAGTGGGGGCGGCCCGGTGCTCGCGGTCCAGCTCGAGAACGAGTACGGGGCCTACGGGCAGGACCCCGGCTACCTCGCCGATCTGGCCGGGCTGCTGCACCGGCACGGCGTGGACGTCCCCCTGTTCACCTGCGACCAGCCCGCGGACCTGGCGCGCGGCAGCACGGAAGGAGTGCTGAGCACCGTCAACTTCGGCAGCAAGGTCGAGGCCGGGCTCGCGGAGCTTCGGCGCCACCAGCCCGAAGGGCCCCTGATGTGCTCGGAGTTCTGGGTCGGCTGGTTCGATCGCTGGGGTGGTCCCCATGCGGTGCGCGACGCCGAGGACGCCGCGAGCGACCTCGACCGGCTGCTCGCCGCCGGTGCTTCCGTGAACATCTACATGTTCCACGGGGGAACGAACTTCGGCTTCACCAACGGCGCGAACGACAAGGGAACGTACCGCCCCACGATCACCTCGTACGACTACGACGCCCTCCTGGACGAGGCCGGCGATCCCACGGCCAAGTACACCGCCTTCCGCGAGGTCCTCGCGAAGTACGGCCCGGTCCCCGACGGTCCGGTGCCCGCCCCCGGCCCGAAGATCACCCGCGGACTCATCGAACTCACCCACTCGGCACCCCTGTTGGAGCACGCAGGCCTGCTCGGCCGGCCCGTGGAGGGCGACCGGCCGCTCACGATGGAGCAACTCGGCGAGGCTTTCGGCTTCGTCCTGTACGAGACCCTGCTGGCGGCCGGCGGTCCGGCCGTCCTGTACGTCGAGGACGTGCGCGACCGCGCGCAGGTCTTCGTGGACGGGCAGCCCGTCGGGGTACTCGCACGCGAGAGCCACGAGCGCGCCCTCGCCTTCACCGTCCCCCGCCCCGGAGCCCGGCTGTCCGTACTCGTGGAGAACCAGGGGCGGGTCAACTACGGGCCGGGCATCCACGACCGCAAGGGACTCCTCGGCCGCGTCCTCGTCAACGGCCGGGCCCCGGAGCGGTGGACCAGCCGGGCCCTGCCCCTGGACGATCCCGCCGGCCTCG is a window from the Streptomyces sp. NBC_01244 genome containing:
- a CDS encoding glycoside hydrolase family 35 protein → MPRLEIAADGFRLDDRPFRIVSGALHYFRVHPEQWADRLHKARRLGLNTVETYVPWNLHAPRRGEFRLDGGLDLPRFLDLAAAEGLYVLLRPGPYICAEWEGGGLPAWLLAEEGIALRSSDPRFLRAVDEYLGALLPPLLSRLGSGGGPVLAVQLENEYGAYGQDPGYLADLAGLLHRHGVDVPLFTCDQPADLARGSTEGVLSTVNFGSKVEAGLAELRRHQPEGPLMCSEFWVGWFDRWGGPHAVRDAEDAASDLDRLLAAGASVNIYMFHGGTNFGFTNGANDKGTYRPTITSYDYDALLDEAGDPTAKYTAFREVLAKYGPVPDGPVPAPGPKITRGLIELTHSAPLLEHAGLLGRPVEGDRPLTMEQLGEAFGFVLYETLLAAGGPAVLYVEDVRDRAQVFVDGQPVGVLARESHERALAFTVPRPGARLSVLVENQGRVNYGPGIHDRKGLLGRVLVNGRAPERWTSRALPLDDPAGLADAPFGAFDPAAPPVGPAFHRGYAHVEEPADGFLALPGWTKGSVWINGFALGRYWSRGAQATLYVPAPVLRAGRNEFTVLELHASATRTVELRDRPDLGGIED